Proteins found in one Bartonella krasnovii genomic segment:
- a CDS encoding OpgC family protein, which produces MKYQAVVDHKTQSFRRDTRIDVFRSLALLTIFINHIPGTLYEHITHKNFGFSDSAEVFVLLSGVSLGLSFHARLQKKSFSFIVRKLWYRALQLYGAYLLTTFVTLSLFLGAFFLWRTEKLLAMNNMGLFVAQPLTAFLHSLSLGHQLGYNNILPLYMVLMFFAPFILYVGRKQTKWLLLGSFILYLICGLYKIAPPSYPIKGKWFLNPLSWQFLFVIGLTSTLALKQGKTIAFKSFWVVCAAGYLLVALLWVRLNWWGVLGWLGWSSPLLNFNKTFLSLPRLLHVLALSFLILSLPCINKWFSVSEKHPLAILGKHSLPVFVTGTIFAMFGQIIKTVMTGTFFSDSLLMITGIALQFGVAYYYEKRRSLQGAFSRKLIRL; this is translated from the coding sequence ATGAAATACCAAGCCGTTGTTGATCATAAGACGCAGTCTTTTCGTCGTGATACACGCATTGATGTTTTTCGTTCTTTAGCCTTATTGACGATTTTTATCAACCATATTCCCGGAACGCTCTATGAGCATATAACCCATAAAAATTTTGGCTTTTCTGATTCTGCAGAAGTTTTTGTTCTGCTTTCAGGCGTTTCACTGGGTTTAAGCTTTCATGCGCGGTTACAGAAGAAGTCTTTTTCCTTCATTGTGCGTAAACTTTGGTACAGGGCTTTGCAGCTCTATGGTGCATATCTTTTGACTACTTTTGTCACATTAAGTCTGTTTTTAGGAGCCTTTTTCTTATGGAGAACAGAAAAACTGTTAGCGATGAACAATATGGGGCTTTTTGTCGCACAGCCGCTTACAGCATTTTTGCATAGTTTAAGCTTGGGACATCAATTAGGCTATAATAATATTCTGCCGCTTTATATGGTTTTGATGTTTTTTGCGCCTTTTATCCTATATGTGGGGCGTAAACAGACAAAGTGGCTGCTTTTGGGCTCATTTATACTCTATCTTATCTGCGGACTGTATAAAATTGCCCCCCCTTCTTATCCAATAAAGGGAAAATGGTTTTTGAACCCTTTGTCTTGGCAATTCTTGTTTGTCATAGGCTTGACCAGCACCTTAGCGCTTAAACAAGGAAAAACAATCGCTTTTAAGTCTTTTTGGGTGGTTTGTGCGGCAGGCTATCTCTTGGTGGCACTGTTATGGGTTCGCTTAAATTGGTGGGGCGTTTTGGGTTGGTTGGGATGGTCTTCCCCATTGCTCAACTTTAATAAAACTTTTTTAAGCTTGCCGCGTTTGCTCCATGTTCTTGCATTATCCTTTCTTATTCTTTCGTTGCCGTGCATCAATAAATGGTTTTCTGTTTCAGAGAAACATCCTTTAGCAATCTTAGGAAAACATAGTTTACCGGTCTTTGTAACAGGAACTATTTTTGCCATGTTTGGACAAATTATCAAAACAGTGATGACAGGAACGTTTTTTTCCGATAGCCTCTTAATGATAACAGGTATTGCTCTGCAATTTGGTGTTGCCTATTATTATGAAAAACGGCGCTCTTTGCAGGGGGCCTTTTCAAGGAAGTTGATCCGTTTATAA
- a CDS encoding DUF1465 family protein has translation MSVHKRPYDEPIIMIEHNAFENAFNRLYEETMALIEKTAAYIDSEGKVVARSLSAEISALYAKEAMYLSTRLMQIASQLLLLRAEREGEMSSEQIKKEIVKVSLQTPSLEFETPHWNELPEIFRQFVAHSLRLEARIKYMRAGWEAAASSTLEDENPVAKQIELLKTAFGRS, from the coding sequence GTGAGCGTACATAAACGTCCCTATGATGAACCTATTATCATGATTGAGCATAATGCTTTTGAAAATGCTTTTAATCGTCTCTATGAAGAGACGATGGCACTGATTGAAAAAACAGCAGCCTATATCGATTCAGAAGGGAAAGTTGTCGCGCGTTCCCTTTCAGCAGAAATTTCTGCACTCTATGCAAAAGAGGCGATGTATTTAAGTACACGGCTGATGCAAATAGCCTCTCAACTCCTTCTTCTTCGGGCAGAGCGCGAAGGGGAAATGTCATCAGAACAAATAAAAAAAGAAATCGTCAAAGTTTCCCTTCAGACTCCCTCATTAGAATTTGAAACCCCTCATTGGAACGAACTCCCAGAAATTTTCCGCCAATTTGTTGCTCATTCACTGCGTTTAGAAGCTCGTATAAAATATATGCGTGCAGGGTGGGAAGCGGCAGCTTCCAGTACTTTAGAAGATGAAAATCCAGTAGCAAAACAAATCGAATTGCTCAAAACAGCCTTTGGGCGTTCTTAG
- a CDS encoding thiamine phosphate synthase — protein sequence MTQRKNKPIESPLVPQLVLTLDVRRKIPHSFLRPILQTKSFACVILYDSERQKDDGSFLQKQAQTYAEDIQNNDAALLIAGDSRIAGRIKADGLHIEDDLNALESFKNQQKEQKIIGFGNLRNRHSAMLAAETEVDYLLFGKLGADKKPQAHPRNLQLATWWAEIMETPAIIQAGSDFANFDEALKTRCEFIAVEEVILGNDNPLSLLQLCQEKCKNAPL from the coding sequence ATGACACAACGAAAAAACAAACCGATTGAATCCCCTCTTGTTCCTCAATTGGTTTTAACCCTTGATGTTCGGCGCAAAATTCCACACAGCTTTTTGCGTCCCATTTTGCAAACAAAATCTTTTGCCTGTGTCATCCTTTACGATTCTGAACGGCAGAAAGATGATGGCTCTTTTTTACAAAAACAGGCTCAAACTTACGCAGAAGATATTCAAAACAATGACGCCGCTCTTCTTATCGCTGGTGACAGTCGTATTGCTGGACGTATAAAGGCTGATGGATTACACATAGAAGATGATCTTAACGCTCTTGAAAGCTTTAAAAATCAGCAAAAGGAACAAAAAATCATTGGCTTTGGCAATCTACGCAATCGCCATAGTGCTATGCTTGCCGCAGAAACAGAGGTTGATTATCTTCTCTTTGGCAAATTAGGGGCTGATAAAAAACCCCAAGCGCACCCTCGCAATCTTCAGTTAGCCACATGGTGGGCAGAGATTATGGAAACTCCCGCCATTATTCAAGCCGGCAGTGATTTTGCAAATTTTGATGAAGCCTTAAAAACGAGATGTGAATTCATTGCCGTAGAAGAAGTTATTTTGGGGAACGACAATCCTTTGTCTCTGCTTCAACTTTGCCAAGAAAAATGTAAAAACGCCCCCTTGTAA